The following are from one region of the Salvia hispanica cultivar TCC Black 2014 chromosome 1, UniMelb_Shisp_WGS_1.0, whole genome shotgun sequence genome:
- the LOC125214268 gene encoding zinc finger CCCH domain-containing protein 44-like isoform X2, whose product MENIETLLAAVAQTTGFGDEDPVVSTPSVVHPSPAVVVPDLTAAAPVVCEKRKRGRPPKGQLTAKPPPIKKVKVEVEDEDEDVCFICFDGGSLVLCDRKGCPKAYHPACIKRDEAFFKSKAKWNCGWHICSGCKKTSHYMCYTCTYSWCKGCTKDADFVSVRGNMGFCPTCMKTIMMIENKDHATNDSIQVDFDDKLSWEYLFKMYWVALKEKLSFTLSELTQAKSPWKGVAAVTRNPRLNNAVPSSVGAGVSISYSGTGHFELNKPRIEMNLVQNDGLQTSLLSNGNHVKKLNNDTGEHGPTYSKETVKPKVEPDIKEVVYEPCIKKDLDDPCSVKNTNKPCISKNTSSIEKDKLAVDSTEWASKDLLGFVKHMKNGDTSALSQFDVQTLLVEYVKRNNLWDPHQKSQIVCDQRLKNIFGKPYVDQTEMLKLLDFHFVVKEDTQKNRFFPARAVRSAANNLDANRKINGLLLPVPSNSRKRKTRKKNENRVAQLDLDLNEYAAIDVHNINLIYLRRDLMVTLAENRESFNDKVIGSIARIKISANDQKPEVHRLVQVIGTSKVAEPYKIGNKTADVMLEVLNLDRREVVSIDSISNEEFTEDECKWLRQSIRCGLVKQFTVDEVKKKASALQSVRVNDWLEAEILRLSHLRDQPGGKGIKKQLRKNAERLLLLKSPEERQRRISEVLEIHADPTMNPNYESEEDIRSSDHSKKGKEHSVEMQDRITEKTNASASNDLEKHTNQIDIGCSPSGARNDQAMERSGSETSTAIASVGNSQPADNIETEKLWHYRDPNTPNMSHKASSSSKENRPTGGVIPSEGVNGTTKDAKQTEVDGCSNSDVLPDTAAGPVKVDESSSSGWPRCWDLLKDGNPIADGVQLHDLLPPSGPGTRDEPLTDRVRESDELNLSSQNGEKNAARPTQNPIPCEGELRTKHKDDDRTGQSSEGNLRSLNINLSSTIPEPAPVLTSVSTSLVSSKQPENIDVLDLLSPTSKTQNQHSVDADIPAHGTSFLELLSPAPRSNNEDLAAQETDTKPGCKNHPIPNSDPGWIGASNLGIGGIQLPDVADEWCGYSQTQAARPPMQEWDSAAGPPEVTGENADASAPEALHLSHAPPSHTPSNGPNWLAIMNEPIEFVALGEDSVSDLLAEVDAMESRGALPSPTSAIKFARELLEDCKDDCFSSIEGFSPTPEPRKSDAFSSTSDVHLTSQSSAPCKPNGTSPVDAFDFFRRSSVNSSASSEGETSAAVHSGDPGSEFHHSPAPNQEMVGAGAGPAMAPGLGSDATDPSWGQMPGNINLVTVQGNVNLVLGGSAAQGMANLPWGANQGPNWANPNSIRSPRNGNQPWDGQRKFGGDRFNCPREWGGYQGSDPGFGGGRGRPPWGRQQYSSGGYSRPLPKGQRVCKFYESGRCKKGAFCDYLHP is encoded by the exons ATGGAGAATATAGAGACACTGTTAGCTGCCGTCGCTCAGACCACGGGCTTCGGCGATGAGGACCCGGTGGTTTCTACTCCATCGGTTGTGCATCCTTCACCGGCGGTGGTAGTTCCAGATCTGACTGCTGCTGCTCCGGTTGTCTGTGAGAAGCGTAAGCGAGGACGGCCGCCGAAAGGGCAGCTCACGGCGAAGCCTCCACCGATTAAGAAGGTGAAAGTTGAagttgaagatgaagatgaggaTGTTTGCTTTATTTGCTTTGATGGAGGCTCTCTGGTACTCTGTGATCGAAA GGGTTGTCCGAAGGCGTACCATCCAGCTTGTATCAAACGCGATGAAGCCTTTTTCAAATCAAAAGCTAAATGGAACTGCG GGTGGCACATATGTAGTGGATGCAAGAAGACTTCGCATTATATGTGCTACACTTGCACCTATTCGTGGTGCAAGGGATGCACTAAAGATGCGGATTTCGTGAGTGTGAGAGGAAACATGGGGTTTTGCCCAACATGCATGAAAACTATCATGATGATTGAAAATAAAGACCATGCAACCAATGATTCG ATTCAAGTAGATTTTGACGACAAACTTAGCTGGGAGTATCTCTTCAAGATGTATTGGGTAGCCTTAAAAGAGAAATTATCTTTTACACTGAGTGAGCTCACTCAAGCCAAAAGCCCCTGGAAAGGTGTGGCTGCAGTGACGCGTAACCCGCGGTTAAATAATGCAGTCCCCTCTTCAGTTGGCGCAGGCGTTTCTATATCATATAGTGGTACTGGACATTTCGAGTTGAATAAGCCCCGCATCGAGATGAATTTGGTACAAAATGATGGGTTACAAACATCACTTTTGAGTAACGGCAACCatgtcaaaaaattaaacaatgaCACTGGAGAACATGGCCCAACTTACAGCAAAGAGACTGTGAAACCGAAAGTAGAGCCAGACATTAAGGAAGTTGTTTATGAGCCATGCATTAAAAAAGATCTAGATGATCCGTGCAGCGTCAAAAATACTAACAAACCGTGCATCAGCAAGAACACAAGTAGCATAGAGAAAGACAAGCTGGCGGTTGACAGTACTGAATGGGCATCTAAAGACCTCTTGGGTTTTGTTAAACACATGAAGAACGGCGACACATCTGCTTTGTCACAGTTTGATGTTCAAACACTATTGGTTGAATATGTGAAGAGAAACAATCTCTGGGACCCACATCAGAAGAGTCAAATTGTATGTGATCAAAGgctcaaaaatatatttggaaAGCCATATGTTGATCAAACTGAAATGCTGAAGCTCCTTGACTTTCATTTTGTTGTAAAGGAAGATACCCAGAAAAATCGGTTCTTTCCTGCTAGAGCTGTTAGATCTGCTGCAAATAATTTGGATGccaatagaaaaataaatgggTTGCTACTGCCAGTGCCAAGTAACAGTAGAAAGCGGAAAACACGCAAGAAGAATGAAAACAGAGTAGCCCAGCTTGATCTTGATCTGAATGAATATGCTGCAATTGATGTTCATAATATCAATCTGATCTATTTGCGGCGTGATTTGATGGTGACTCTTGCTGAAAATCGTGAGAGTTTCAATGACAAGGTTATTGGATCTATTGCAAGGATCAAAATATCAGCCAATGATCAGAAACCAGAAGTGCATAGGCTTGTCCAAGTTATAG GTACTAGCAAGGTGGCCGAGCCCTATAAAATTGGAAACAAGACAGCAGATGTCATGCTTGAAGTTCTAAATTTGGACAGAAGAGAAGTTGTATCTATCGATTCCATTTCAAATGAAGAGTTTACTGAG GACGAATGCAAATGGCTACGTCAGAGCATTAGATGCGGTCTTGTGAAACAATTTACTGTT GATGAGGTAAAAAAGAAAGCCTCTGCACTTCAATCAGTTAGAGTCAATGAT TGGCTTGAGGCGGAAATATTGCGGCTAAGTCATCTTAGAGACCAACCTGGCGGGAAGGggattaagaaaca GCTTAGAAAAAATGCCGAGAGATTACTGTTGCTAAAATCACCTGAGGAGCGCCAACGCAGAATTTCTGAAGTTCTAGAGATACATGCTGATCCGACTATGAACCCAAATTATGAATCTGAAGAAGATATCAGAAGTAGTGACCACAGTAAAAAAG GCAAAGAGCATTCTGTAGAGATGCAAGATAGAATCACGGAGAAAACAAATGCTAGTGCATCAAATGATTTGGAGAAACACACAAACCAGATTGATATTGGTTGCTCACCTTCTGGTGCTAGGAATGATCAAGCTATGGAAAGGTCTGGGTCGGAGACATCGACTGCAATTGCCTCCGTCGGAAACTCACAGCCTGCTGACAACATAGAAACTGAGAAACTTTGGCATTATCGTGACCCCAATA CACCAAATATGTCACATAAAGCCTCTTCAAGTTCAAAGGAAAACAGGCCCACTGGGGGAGTTATCCCGAGCGAGGGTGTAAATGGGACTACTAAAGATGCTAAACAAACTGAAGTTGATGGGTGTAGCAATTCGGATGTTTTGCCTGACACCGCAGCTGGACCTGTGAAAGTAGACGAGTCTAGCTCCTCTGGCTGGCCTCGATGTTGGGATTTGCTTAAAGATGGCAATCCAATTGCTGATGGTGTCCAATTACATGATCTGCTTCCTCCATCAGGCCCTGGGACGAGAGATGAACCTTTGACTGATCGAGTCCGAGAGAGTGATGAATTAAACCTTAGTTCCCAAAATGGAGAAAAGAATGCAGCTAGGCCGACTCAAAATCCTATACCCTGTGAAGGTGAACTTCGAACTAAACATAAAGATGATGACCGAACAGGCCAATCTTCCGAAGGAAATTTGAGATCCCTGAACATCAACTTGAGCTCAACCATCCCTGAACCTGCACCGGTTTTGACTTCTGTATCAACGTCGCTGGTTTCAAGTAAACAGCCTGAGAATATAGATGTCTTGGATCTTCTTAGTCCCACCTCGAAGACTCAAAACCAGCATTCAGTAGATGCAGATATTCCTGCGCATGGCACGAGTTTTCTGGAGCTGCTGAGTCCTGCACCAAGATCCAACAATGAAGATCTGGCAGCTCAGGAAACTGACACGAAGCCTGGGTGTAAAAATCATCCTATACCTAATTCTGACCCAGGCTGGATCGGTGCATCTAATCTAGGGATTGGTGGCATCCAGCTCCCAGATGTAGCTGATGAATGGTGTGGATATTCCCAGACACAGGCTGCAAGACCACCTATGCAGGAATGGGATTCTGCTGCAGGCCCACCTGAAGTCACCGGGGAAAATGCTGATGCCTCTGCACCCGAAGCCCTCCATCTTTCTCAtgctcctccgtcccatactCCATCGAATGGACCTAATTGGCTTGCTATAATGAATGAGCCAATTGAGTTTGTTGCTCTAGGTGAGGATTCAGTGTCTGATCTGTTGGCTGAAGTGGATGCTATGGAATCGCGAGGCGCTCTGCCTTCACCTACTTCAGCCATCAAGTTTGCTCGAGAATTGCTTGAAGATTGTAAAGACGATTGCTTTAGTTCAATTGAGGGTTTTAGCCCAACCCCAGAACCTCGAAAAAGTGATGCATTCAGCTCCACCAGCGATGTACATCTGACATCCCAATCCTCTGCCCCATGTAAACCGAATGGAACATCTCCAGTTGACGCCTTCGATTTTTTCCGAAGGTCGAGCGTGAATTCATCTGCAAGCAGTGAGGGTGAAACAAGCGCTGCAGTTCATTCTGGGGATCCCGGTTCGGAATTCCACCACTCTCCTGCACCGAACCAAGAGATGGTCGGTGCTGGTGCTGGACCAGCCATGGCTCCTGGGCTGGGATCCGATGCTACGGATCCCAGTTGGGGACAGATGCCAGGCAACATCAACCTAGTCACAGTGCAAGGTAATGTCAATCTCGTCCTCGGAGGGTCAGCTGCCCAGGGGATGGCGAACCTCCCATGGGGAGCGAACCAGGGCCCCAACTGGGCCAACCCAAACTCGATCCGGAGCCCTAGAAACGGGAATCAGCCATGGGACGGGCAGCGCAAGTTCGGTGGTGATAGGTTCAACTGTCCTAGAGAATGGGGGGGTTATCAAGGTAGTGATCCGGGATTCGGGGGCGGGAGGGGCAGACCGCCGTGGGGCCGTCAGCAGTACAGCAGTGGTGGATATTCGAGGCCTCTTCCAAAGGGGCAGAGGGTGTGCAAATTCTATGAGAGCGGTCGCTGCAAAAAGGGAGCTTTCTGTGATTATCTTCATCCATGA
- the LOC125214268 gene encoding zinc finger CCCH domain-containing protein 44-like isoform X1 yields MENIETLLAAVAQTTGFGDEDPVVSTPSVVHPSPAVVVPDLTAAAPVVCEKRKRGRPPKGQLTAKPPPIKKVKVEVEDEDEDVCFICFDGGSLVLCDRKGCPKAYHPACIKRDEAFFKSKAKWNCGWHICSGCKKTSHYMCYTCTYSWCKGCTKDADFVSVRGNMGFCPTCMKTIMMIENKDHATNDSIQVDFDDKLSWEYLFKMYWVALKEKLSFTLSELTQAKSPWKGVAAVTRNPRLNNAVPSSVGAGVSISYSGTGHFELNKPRIEMNLVQNDGLQTSLLSNGNHVKKLNNDTGEHGPTYSKETVKPKVEPDIKEVVYEPCIKKDLDDPCSVKNTNKPCISKNTSSIEKDKLAVDSTEWASKDLLGFVKHMKNGDTSALSQFDVQTLLVEYVKRNNLWDPHQKSQIVCDQRLKNIFGKPYVDQTEMLKLLDFHFVVKEDTQKNRFFPARAVRSAANNLDANRKINGLLLPVPSNSRKRKTRKKNENRVAQLDLDLNEYAAIDVHNINLIYLRRDLMVTLAENRESFNDKVIGSIARIKISANDQKPEVHRLVQVIGTSKVAEPYKIGNKTADVMLEVLNLDRREVVSIDSISNEEFTEDECKWLRQSIRCGLVKQFTVDEVKKKASALQSVRVNDWLEAEILRLSHLRDQPGGKGIKKQLRKNAERLLLLKSPEERQRRISEVLEIHADPTMNPNYESEEDIRSSDHSKKGKEHSVEMQDRITEKTNASASNDLEKHTNQIDIGCSPSGARNDQAMERSGSETSTAIASVGNSQPADNIETEKLWHYRDPNSKIQGPFSMMQLRRCNSTGLFPHDMRIWTNHEQYDSLLLTDALDGKLYAAPNMSHKASSSSKENRPTGGVIPSEGVNGTTKDAKQTEVDGCSNSDVLPDTAAGPVKVDESSSSGWPRCWDLLKDGNPIADGVQLHDLLPPSGPGTRDEPLTDRVRESDELNLSSQNGEKNAARPTQNPIPCEGELRTKHKDDDRTGQSSEGNLRSLNINLSSTIPEPAPVLTSVSTSLVSSKQPENIDVLDLLSPTSKTQNQHSVDADIPAHGTSFLELLSPAPRSNNEDLAAQETDTKPGCKNHPIPNSDPGWIGASNLGIGGIQLPDVADEWCGYSQTQAARPPMQEWDSAAGPPEVTGENADASAPEALHLSHAPPSHTPSNGPNWLAIMNEPIEFVALGEDSVSDLLAEVDAMESRGALPSPTSAIKFARELLEDCKDDCFSSIEGFSPTPEPRKSDAFSSTSDVHLTSQSSAPCKPNGTSPVDAFDFFRRSSVNSSASSEGETSAAVHSGDPGSEFHHSPAPNQEMVGAGAGPAMAPGLGSDATDPSWGQMPGNINLVTVQGNVNLVLGGSAAQGMANLPWGANQGPNWANPNSIRSPRNGNQPWDGQRKFGGDRFNCPREWGGYQGSDPGFGGGRGRPPWGRQQYSSGGYSRPLPKGQRVCKFYESGRCKKGAFCDYLHP; encoded by the exons ATGGAGAATATAGAGACACTGTTAGCTGCCGTCGCTCAGACCACGGGCTTCGGCGATGAGGACCCGGTGGTTTCTACTCCATCGGTTGTGCATCCTTCACCGGCGGTGGTAGTTCCAGATCTGACTGCTGCTGCTCCGGTTGTCTGTGAGAAGCGTAAGCGAGGACGGCCGCCGAAAGGGCAGCTCACGGCGAAGCCTCCACCGATTAAGAAGGTGAAAGTTGAagttgaagatgaagatgaggaTGTTTGCTTTATTTGCTTTGATGGAGGCTCTCTGGTACTCTGTGATCGAAA GGGTTGTCCGAAGGCGTACCATCCAGCTTGTATCAAACGCGATGAAGCCTTTTTCAAATCAAAAGCTAAATGGAACTGCG GGTGGCACATATGTAGTGGATGCAAGAAGACTTCGCATTATATGTGCTACACTTGCACCTATTCGTGGTGCAAGGGATGCACTAAAGATGCGGATTTCGTGAGTGTGAGAGGAAACATGGGGTTTTGCCCAACATGCATGAAAACTATCATGATGATTGAAAATAAAGACCATGCAACCAATGATTCG ATTCAAGTAGATTTTGACGACAAACTTAGCTGGGAGTATCTCTTCAAGATGTATTGGGTAGCCTTAAAAGAGAAATTATCTTTTACACTGAGTGAGCTCACTCAAGCCAAAAGCCCCTGGAAAGGTGTGGCTGCAGTGACGCGTAACCCGCGGTTAAATAATGCAGTCCCCTCTTCAGTTGGCGCAGGCGTTTCTATATCATATAGTGGTACTGGACATTTCGAGTTGAATAAGCCCCGCATCGAGATGAATTTGGTACAAAATGATGGGTTACAAACATCACTTTTGAGTAACGGCAACCatgtcaaaaaattaaacaatgaCACTGGAGAACATGGCCCAACTTACAGCAAAGAGACTGTGAAACCGAAAGTAGAGCCAGACATTAAGGAAGTTGTTTATGAGCCATGCATTAAAAAAGATCTAGATGATCCGTGCAGCGTCAAAAATACTAACAAACCGTGCATCAGCAAGAACACAAGTAGCATAGAGAAAGACAAGCTGGCGGTTGACAGTACTGAATGGGCATCTAAAGACCTCTTGGGTTTTGTTAAACACATGAAGAACGGCGACACATCTGCTTTGTCACAGTTTGATGTTCAAACACTATTGGTTGAATATGTGAAGAGAAACAATCTCTGGGACCCACATCAGAAGAGTCAAATTGTATGTGATCAAAGgctcaaaaatatatttggaaAGCCATATGTTGATCAAACTGAAATGCTGAAGCTCCTTGACTTTCATTTTGTTGTAAAGGAAGATACCCAGAAAAATCGGTTCTTTCCTGCTAGAGCTGTTAGATCTGCTGCAAATAATTTGGATGccaatagaaaaataaatgggTTGCTACTGCCAGTGCCAAGTAACAGTAGAAAGCGGAAAACACGCAAGAAGAATGAAAACAGAGTAGCCCAGCTTGATCTTGATCTGAATGAATATGCTGCAATTGATGTTCATAATATCAATCTGATCTATTTGCGGCGTGATTTGATGGTGACTCTTGCTGAAAATCGTGAGAGTTTCAATGACAAGGTTATTGGATCTATTGCAAGGATCAAAATATCAGCCAATGATCAGAAACCAGAAGTGCATAGGCTTGTCCAAGTTATAG GTACTAGCAAGGTGGCCGAGCCCTATAAAATTGGAAACAAGACAGCAGATGTCATGCTTGAAGTTCTAAATTTGGACAGAAGAGAAGTTGTATCTATCGATTCCATTTCAAATGAAGAGTTTACTGAG GACGAATGCAAATGGCTACGTCAGAGCATTAGATGCGGTCTTGTGAAACAATTTACTGTT GATGAGGTAAAAAAGAAAGCCTCTGCACTTCAATCAGTTAGAGTCAATGAT TGGCTTGAGGCGGAAATATTGCGGCTAAGTCATCTTAGAGACCAACCTGGCGGGAAGGggattaagaaaca GCTTAGAAAAAATGCCGAGAGATTACTGTTGCTAAAATCACCTGAGGAGCGCCAACGCAGAATTTCTGAAGTTCTAGAGATACATGCTGATCCGACTATGAACCCAAATTATGAATCTGAAGAAGATATCAGAAGTAGTGACCACAGTAAAAAAG GCAAAGAGCATTCTGTAGAGATGCAAGATAGAATCACGGAGAAAACAAATGCTAGTGCATCAAATGATTTGGAGAAACACACAAACCAGATTGATATTGGTTGCTCACCTTCTGGTGCTAGGAATGATCAAGCTATGGAAAGGTCTGGGTCGGAGACATCGACTGCAATTGCCTCCGTCGGAAACTCACAGCCTGCTGACAACATAGAAACTGAGAAACTTTGGCATTATCGTGACCCCAATAGTAAGATTCAAGGACCTTTTTCCATGATGCAGCTGCGGAGATGTAATAGTACTGGACTGTTTCCGCATGATATGCGGATATGGACCAATCACGAGCAATATGACTCGTTACTTCTAACTGATGCTTTGGATGGGAAATTGTATGCAGCACCAAATATGTCACATAAAGCCTCTTCAAGTTCAAAGGAAAACAGGCCCACTGGGGGAGTTATCCCGAGCGAGGGTGTAAATGGGACTACTAAAGATGCTAAACAAACTGAAGTTGATGGGTGTAGCAATTCGGATGTTTTGCCTGACACCGCAGCTGGACCTGTGAAAGTAGACGAGTCTAGCTCCTCTGGCTGGCCTCGATGTTGGGATTTGCTTAAAGATGGCAATCCAATTGCTGATGGTGTCCAATTACATGATCTGCTTCCTCCATCAGGCCCTGGGACGAGAGATGAACCTTTGACTGATCGAGTCCGAGAGAGTGATGAATTAAACCTTAGTTCCCAAAATGGAGAAAAGAATGCAGCTAGGCCGACTCAAAATCCTATACCCTGTGAAGGTGAACTTCGAACTAAACATAAAGATGATGACCGAACAGGCCAATCTTCCGAAGGAAATTTGAGATCCCTGAACATCAACTTGAGCTCAACCATCCCTGAACCTGCACCGGTTTTGACTTCTGTATCAACGTCGCTGGTTTCAAGTAAACAGCCTGAGAATATAGATGTCTTGGATCTTCTTAGTCCCACCTCGAAGACTCAAAACCAGCATTCAGTAGATGCAGATATTCCTGCGCATGGCACGAGTTTTCTGGAGCTGCTGAGTCCTGCACCAAGATCCAACAATGAAGATCTGGCAGCTCAGGAAACTGACACGAAGCCTGGGTGTAAAAATCATCCTATACCTAATTCTGACCCAGGCTGGATCGGTGCATCTAATCTAGGGATTGGTGGCATCCAGCTCCCAGATGTAGCTGATGAATGGTGTGGATATTCCCAGACACAGGCTGCAAGACCACCTATGCAGGAATGGGATTCTGCTGCAGGCCCACCTGAAGTCACCGGGGAAAATGCTGATGCCTCTGCACCCGAAGCCCTCCATCTTTCTCAtgctcctccgtcccatactCCATCGAATGGACCTAATTGGCTTGCTATAATGAATGAGCCAATTGAGTTTGTTGCTCTAGGTGAGGATTCAGTGTCTGATCTGTTGGCTGAAGTGGATGCTATGGAATCGCGAGGCGCTCTGCCTTCACCTACTTCAGCCATCAAGTTTGCTCGAGAATTGCTTGAAGATTGTAAAGACGATTGCTTTAGTTCAATTGAGGGTTTTAGCCCAACCCCAGAACCTCGAAAAAGTGATGCATTCAGCTCCACCAGCGATGTACATCTGACATCCCAATCCTCTGCCCCATGTAAACCGAATGGAACATCTCCAGTTGACGCCTTCGATTTTTTCCGAAGGTCGAGCGTGAATTCATCTGCAAGCAGTGAGGGTGAAACAAGCGCTGCAGTTCATTCTGGGGATCCCGGTTCGGAATTCCACCACTCTCCTGCACCGAACCAAGAGATGGTCGGTGCTGGTGCTGGACCAGCCATGGCTCCTGGGCTGGGATCCGATGCTACGGATCCCAGTTGGGGACAGATGCCAGGCAACATCAACCTAGTCACAGTGCAAGGTAATGTCAATCTCGTCCTCGGAGGGTCAGCTGCCCAGGGGATGGCGAACCTCCCATGGGGAGCGAACCAGGGCCCCAACTGGGCCAACCCAAACTCGATCCGGAGCCCTAGAAACGGGAATCAGCCATGGGACGGGCAGCGCAAGTTCGGTGGTGATAGGTTCAACTGTCCTAGAGAATGGGGGGGTTATCAAGGTAGTGATCCGGGATTCGGGGGCGGGAGGGGCAGACCGCCGTGGGGCCGTCAGCAGTACAGCAGTGGTGGATATTCGAGGCCTCTTCCAAAGGGGCAGAGGGTGTGCAAATTCTATGAGAGCGGTCGCTGCAAAAAGGGAGCTTTCTGTGATTATCTTCATCCATGA